Proteins found in one Micropterus dolomieu isolate WLL.071019.BEF.003 ecotype Adirondacks linkage group LG12, ASM2129224v1, whole genome shotgun sequence genomic segment:
- the LOC123980201 gene encoding zinc finger protein 239-like isoform X1 gives MENQNPDHRSQTAASCSDSTDVQKRRGRERERHHCQHCDKYFTRAYNLMVHQRIHTGEKPYSCDQCGKAFTQSSELKIHHRVHTGERPYSCDQCGKAFIQSGDLRIHQRVHTGEKPYNCDQCGKSFAHSGVLKIHLRVHTGEKPYSCGQCGQAFATSGMLEMHQHVHTGEKPYWCNLCGKKFTSFNILKVHRRVHTGEKPYMCDQCGKTFAAPAELRVHCRGHTGEKPYKCDQCGKAFTTSGDLKKHQRVHTGEKPYGCDQCGQTFTTSSQLKVHQRGHTGEKPYSCDQCGKAFISSGELNAHQRVHTGEKPYSCDKCRKAFSTSSQFTVHRRIHTGNKPYWCDQCEKTFTQAGALKRHQCVHAASF, from the exons aaacggagaggaagagagagagaacgtcaccactgtcagcactgtgacaaatACTTCACAAGAGCTTATAATTTAATGGTTCATCAGAGAATTCACACCGGGgagaaaccatacagctgtgaccaatgtgggaaagctttcactcaATCAAGTGAACTAAAA ATCCACCAccgagttcacactggagagaggccatacagctgtgaccagtgtgggaaagctttcattCAGTCAGGTGACCTAAGAATCCACCAACGAGTTCACACTGGGGAGAAACCATATaactgtgaccaatgtgggaaatCTTTTGCTCATTCAGGTGTACTAAAAATCCACCTACgcgttcacactggagagaaaccgtataGCTGTGGGCAATGTGGGCAAGCTTTCGCCACATCGGGTATGCTAGAAATGCACCAACacgttcacactggagagaaaccatactggTGTAACCTATGTGGGAAAAAATTTACGAGTTTTAATATCTTAAAAGTCCAccgacgtgttcacactggagagaaaccttacatgtgtgaccaatgtgggaaaacCTTTGCTGCACCAGCTGAATTAAGAGTTCATTGTCGTGGTCACACTGGCGAGAAACCTTACAagtgtgaccaatgtgggaaagctttcaccaCATCAGGTGACCTGAAAAAACACCagcgtgttcacactggagagaaaccgtacggctgtgaccaatgtgggcAAACATTCACCACATCGAGTCAGCTGAAAGTCCACCAACGTggtcacactggagagaaaccttacagctgtgatcagtgtgggaaagctttcattTCATCGGGTGAACTAAACgcccaccaacgtgttcacaccgGAGaaaaaccgtacagctgtgacaaATGTAGGAAAGCTTTCAGTACATCAAGTCAGTTTACTGTCCACCGGCGTATTCACACTGGGAataaaccgtactggtgtgatcAATGTGAGAAAACCTTTACTCAGGCTGGTGCCCTTAAACGCCACCAATGTGTTCACGCTGCCTCGTTTTAA
- the LOC123980201 gene encoding zinc finger protein 658B-like isoform X2 — MENQNPDHRSQTAASCSDSTDVQKRRGRERERHHCQHCDKYFTRAYNLMVHQRIHTGEKPYSCDQCGKAFTQSSELKIHHRVHTGERPYSCDQCGKAFIQSGDLRIHQRVHTGEKPYNCDQCGKSFAHSGVLKIHLRVHTGEKPYSCGQCGQAFATSGMLEMHQHVHTGEKPYWCNLCGKKFTSFNILKVHRRVHTGEKPYMCDQCGKTFAAPAELRVHCRGHTGEKPYKCDQCGKAFTTSGDLKKHQRVHTGEKPYGCDQCGQTFTTSSQLKVHQRGHTGEKPYSCDQCGKAFISSGELNAHQRVHTGEKPYSCDKCRKAFSTSSQFTVHRRIHTGNKPYWCDQCGKAFTQSSELKIHHRVHTGERPYSCDQCGKAFIQSGDLRIHQRVHTGEKPYNCDQCGKSFAHSGVLKIHLRVHTGEKPYSCGQCGQAFATSGMLEMHQHVHTGEKPYWCNLCGKKFTSFNILKVHRRVHTGEKPYMCDQCGKTFAAPAELRVHCRGHTGEKPYKCDQCGKAFTTSGDLKKHQRVHTGEKPYGCDQCGQTFTTSSQLKVHQRGHTGEKPYSCDQCGKAFISSGELNAHQRVHTGEKPYSCDKCRKAFSTSSQFTVHRRIHTGNKPYWCDQCEKTFTQAGALKRHQCVHAASF, encoded by the exons aaacggagaggaagagagagagaacgtcaccactgtcagcactgtgacaaatACTTCACAAGAGCTTATAATTTAATGGTTCATCAGAGAATTCACACCGGGgagaaaccatacagctgtgaccaatgtgggaaagctttcactcaATCAAGTGAACTAAAAATCCACCAccgagttcacactggagagaggccatacagctgtgaccagtgtgggaaagctttcattCAGTCAGGTGACCTAAGAATCCACCAACGAGTTCACACTGGGGAGAAACCATATaactgtgaccaatgtgggaaatCTTTTGCTCATTCAGGTGTACTAAAAATCCACCTACgcgttcacactggagagaaaccgtataGCTGTGGGCAATGTGGGCAAGCTTTCGCCACATCGGGTATGCTAGAAATGCACCAACacgttcacactggagagaaaccatactggTGTAACCTATGTGGGAAAAAATTTACGAGTTTTAATATCTTAAAAGTCCAccgacgtgttcacactggagagaaaccttacatgtgtgaccaatgtgggaaaacCTTTGCTGCACCAGCTGAATTAAGAGTTCATTGTCGTGGTCACACTGGCGAGAAACCTTACAagtgtgaccaatgtgggaaagctttcaccaCATCAGGTGACCTGAAAAAACACCagcgtgttcacactggagagaaaccgtacggctgtgaccaatgtgggcAAACATTCACCACATCGAGTCAGCTGAAAGTCCACCAACGTggtcacactggagagaaaccttacagctgtgatcagtgtgggaaagctttcattTCATCGGGTGAACTAAACgcccaccaacgtgttcacaccgGAGaaaaaccgtacagctgtgacaaATGTAGGAAAGCTTTCAGTACATCAAGTCAGTTTACTGTCCACCGGCGTATTCACACTGGGAataaaccgtactggtgtgatcAATGTG GGAAAGCTTTCACTCAATCAAGTGAACTAAAAATCCACCAccgagttcacactggagagaggccatacagctgtgaccagtgtgggaaagctttcattCAGTCAGGTGACCTAAGAATCCACCAACGAGTTCACACTGGGGAGAAACCATATaactgtgaccaatgtgggaaatCTTTTGCTCATTCAGGTGTACTAAAAATCCACCTACgcgttcacactggagagaaaccgtataGCTGTGGGCAATGTGGGCAAGCTTTCGCCACATCGGGTATGCTAGAAATGCACCAACacgttcacactggagagaaaccatactggTGTAACCTATGTGGGAAAAAATTTACGAGTTTTAATATCTTAAAAGTCCAccgacgtgttcacactggagagaaaccttacatgtgtgaccaatgtgggaaaacCTTTGCTGCACCAGCTGAATTAAGAGTTCATTGTCGTGGTCACACTGGCGAGAAACCTTACAagtgtgaccaatgtgggaaagctttcaccaCATCAGGTGACCTGAAAAAACACCagcgtgttcacactggagagaaaccgtacggctgtgaccaatgtgggcAAACATTCACCACATCGAGTCAGCTGAAAGTCCACCAACGTggtcacactggagagaaaccttacagctgtgatcagtgtgggaaagctttcattTCATCGGGTGAACTAAACgcccaccaacgtgttcacaccgGAGaaaaaccgtacagctgtgacaaATGTAGGAAAGCTTTCAGTACATCAAGTCAGTTTACTGTCCACCGGCGTATTCACACTGGGAataaaccgtactggtgtgatcAATGTGAGAAAACCTTTACTCAGGCTGGTGCCCTTAAACGCCACCAATGTGTTCACGCTGCCTCGTTTTAA